Within the Microbacterium sp. 1S1 genome, the region GGGGCCGGGGTGAGCGAGGCACCGAAGCGGGTGCGGGTCACCGCGGACGCCCCGCCCCGCCGCTCCTCCGCCGCGACGCGGGGGATCGCTCTGCCCGGAGCGCCGGTCGCGGAAGCCGACGCCGTCTACGCGCGTGCTCTGATGCGCAGCCAGCTCCGGCTCGCGCTCGGCACCGTCGCCGGCTTCGTCGTGGTCGTCGTCGCGCTGGCGCTCGGGATCGCGCTCATCCCCGAGATCGACGACATCGTCATCGGCGGGCTGCCGCTGTCGTGGCTGCTCCAGGCCTTCGCGTTCTATCCCGTGATCCTCGTCTTCGCGGTGCTGTACGTGCGCACGGCGGTCCGCAACGAGCGGCGCTACCGTGCCCTGCGGGACAGAGAATGAACGTCGTCCTCGACCTCGTGGGCGTCGCACTGGTCGTCATCGCGACCCTCCTCATCGGGGTCTACGGGCTGCGGGTGTCGCGGACGACCAGCGACTTCTTCGTGGCATCGCGAACGGTCCGTCCGGTATGGAACGCCTCGGCGATCAGTGGTGAGTACCTCTCGGCCGGTACGTTCCTCGGCCTCTCCGGGCTGGTGCTGCTGGACGGGGCCCGCGGGTTCTGGTTCCCCATCGGGTACGCCGCGGGCTATCTGCTCGTCCTCGTCTTCGTCGCCGCGCCCCTGCGCCGCAGCGGTGCGTACACCATCCCCGACTTCGTCGAGGCCCGGCTCGGCTCGGCGACAGCGCGCCGCGTCACCAGCCTCGCGGTGCTCATCATCGGCTGGCTCTACATCGTCCCCCAGCTCCACGGCGCGGGGATCACGCTCGTCGTGGTCGCCGGACTGCCGGAGTGGGTCGGCGCCGTGACGGTCGCGGTGCTCGTGGCGGCGGCGG harbors:
- a CDS encoding DUF4212 domain-containing protein; translation: MSEAPKRVRVTADAPPRRSSAATRGIALPGAPVAEADAVYARALMRSQLRLALGTVAGFVVVVVALALGIALIPEIDDIVIGGLPLSWLLQAFAFYPVILVFAVLYVRTAVRNERRYRALRDRE